A DNA window from Camelina sativa cultivar DH55 chromosome 17, Cs, whole genome shotgun sequence contains the following coding sequences:
- the LOC104758506 gene encoding probable LRR receptor-like serine/threonine-protein kinase At1g51880 isoform X2 yields the protein MKSIYGFLLFLITANGIFESVQAQDQSEFISLACGLVPKSTTFTEQTTNITYKSDANYIDSGLVGRIRDEYKPLLQQQAWTLRSFPDGKRNCYDFNLIAKSKYLIRGTFMYGNYDGLNQIPNFDIHIGPNKWTSIKLDGKVNGTIQEMIHVLRQDRLQICLVKTDETTPFISSLELRPLNNNTYLTQSGSLIALGRAFFAPTPVFIRYDEDLHDRIWIRHLDNETMSISTDLLVDTGNLYDVPQAVAKTASVPANASQPLTFGWTLDNITAQSYVYMHFAEIQTLKDGEIREFNITYNGGKNVYSYFRPEKLEITTLFSQTALSSPDGNFSFTFTMTGNSTLPPLLNGMEIYKALELLELGTDQDEVTAMMNIKETYGLTKKISWQGDPCAPQIYRWEGVNCSYPDTEASQIISLNLAENKLTGSITPEISKLTQLIELDLSKNDLSGEIPAFFADMKLLKLINLSGNLGLNGTIPDSLQQRINTKSLTLIQTVTHKGKSNKVPMVAIVASVAGVFALLVILAIFFVRRRKNGKHAKAPGTTSVSTVIVENETPSFNSSIVTKERRITYPEVLNMTNDFERVLGKGGFGTVYHGNLDNAQVAVKILSHSSAQGYKEFKAEVELLLRVHHRYLVGLVGYCDDGDNLALIYEYMANGDLRENMLGKRGGHVLTWGNRMQIAVGAAQGLEYLHNGCRPLMVHRDVKSTNILLNEHSGAKLADFGLSRSFPIDGECQVSTVVAGTPGYLDPE from the exons atgaagtCTATTTATGGGTTTTTGCTCTTCTTGATCACAGCTAATGGCATTTTTGAATCAGTTCAAGCTCAAGATCAATCAG AATTCATCAGTTTGGCTTGTGGGTTAGTCCCTAAAAGCACAACTTTTACGGAGCAGACGACAAATATAACGTACAAATCAGATGCAAATTATATCGATAGTGGATTGGTTGGGAGGATCAGGGATGAGTATAAACCGTTGCTTCAGCAACAGGCTTGGACCTTAAGAAGCTTCCCTGACGGTAAAAGAAACTGTTACGACTTCAACCTTATAGCTAAGAGCAAATACCTGATCAGAGGAACCTTCATGTATGGGAATTACGACGGTCTAAATCAAATCCCCAACTTTGATATTCACATTGGTCCTAACAAATGGACTTCTATTAAACTGGATGGAAAAGTAAACGGTACCATCCAGGAGATGATCCATGTCTTAAGACAAGACCGTCTTCAAATTTGTCTTGTTAAGACGGATGAAACGACACCGTTTATTTCGTCGCTGGAACTTCGTCCATTGAACAATAATACTTACCTCACGCAAAGTGGATCGTTGATCGCACTTGGAAGAGCTTTCTTTGCACCCACACCAGTATTCATAAG GTATGATGAGGATTTGCATGATCGAATCTGGATTCGACACTTAGATAACGAAACAATGTCGATAAGCACAGACCTTTTGGTCGATACAGGTAACCTCTATGATGTGCCACAAGCTGTGGCAAAGACTGCCTCTGTACCTGCAAATGCTAGTCAGCCTCTGACCTTTGGTTGGACTCTTGACAACATCACTGCACAATCATATGTATACATGCATTTCGCTGAAATCCAGACTCTTAAGGATGGTGAGATCAGAGAATTCAACATTACTTATAATGGTGGCAAGAATGTGTACTCCTATTTTAGGCCTGAAAAACTCGAGATAACAACTTTATTCAGTCAAACAGCTTTGAGTTCTCCGGATGGGAATTTCAGTTTCACTTTCACCATGACCGGTAACTcaactcttcctcctcttctcaaTGGTATGGAGATTTATAAAGCCTTAGAGCTTCTAGAACTGGGGACAGATCAAGATGAAG TTACTGCTATGATGAACATCAAGGAAACATAtggtttgaccaaaaagataagttgGCAAGGAGATCCATGTGCTCCTCAAATTTATCGGTGGGAAGGTGTAAACTGCAGTTATCCGGACACCGAGGCATCACAGATCATATCCTT GAACTTGGCCGAGAACAAGCTGACGGGTTCCATAACACCTGAAATATCCAAGCTAACACAATTGATCGAGCT AGATTTATCAAAAAACGATTTATCAGGAGAGATTCCAGCGTTTTTTGCTGATATGAAGTTGTTGAAACTCAT AAACTTAAGTGGAAATCTAGGTCTCAATGGCACAATTCCAGACTCTCTTCAACAAAGAATAAATACCAAATCTTTAACACTAAT TCAAACTGTAACCCACAAAGGCAAGAGTAATAAGGTTCCAATGGTTGCTATCGTAGCTTCAGTGGCTGGCGTGTTCGCTCTGCTAGTTATACTAGCAATTTTTTTCGTCCGTAGAAGGAAAAACGGGAAACATGCTAAGG CTCCAGGAACAACATCAGTCTCTACTGTTATAGTTGAAAATGAGACACCATCATTCAATTCTTCAATCGTAACAAAGGAACGAAGAATCACATACCCTGAGGTATTGAATATGACTAATGACTTCGAGAGAGTTCTTGGTAAAGGCGGCTTTGGAACAGTGTATCATGGCAACTTGGATAATGCTCAAGTAGCTGTCAAAATTCTCTCTCATTCATCAGCTCAAGGTTATAAAGAGTTCAAAGCAGAG GTGGAGCTTCTTTTAAGAGTTCACCATAGATATTTGGTGGGACTTGTGGGTTACTGTGATGATGGTGATAACTTGGCTCTGATCTATGAATATATGGCTAATGGAGACCTAAGGGAGAATATGTTAG GAAAACGCGGTGGACATGTCCTAACCTGGGGAAATAGGATGCAAATAGCTGTAGGGGCAGCACAAG GATTGGAGTATCTTCACAATGGATGTAGGCCTCTTATGGTCCATAGAGATGTTAAAAGTACCAATATATTATTGAATGAGCATTCTGGAGCAAAGCTAGCCGACTTTGGGCTCTCTAGATCTTTTCCAATCGATGGCGAATGTCAAGTCTCAACTGTGGTTGCGGGCACACCTGGTTACCTAGACCCTGAGTGA
- the LOC104758506 gene encoding probable LRR receptor-like serine/threonine-protein kinase At1g51880 isoform X1, with product MKSIYGFLLFLITANGIFESVQAQDQSEFISLACGLVPKSTTFTEQTTNITYKSDANYIDSGLVGRIRDEYKPLLQQQAWTLRSFPDGKRNCYDFNLIAKSKYLIRGTFMYGNYDGLNQIPNFDIHIGPNKWTSIKLDGKVNGTIQEMIHVLRQDRLQICLVKTDETTPFISSLELRPLNNNTYLTQSGSLIALGRAFFAPTPVFIRYDEDLHDRIWIRHLDNETMSISTDLLVDTGNLYDVPQAVAKTASVPANASQPLTFGWTLDNITAQSYVYMHFAEIQTLKDGEIREFNITYNGGKNVYSYFRPEKLEITTLFSQTALSSPDGNFSFTFTMTGNSTLPPLLNGMEIYKALELLELGTDQDEVTAMMNIKETYGLTKKISWQGDPCAPQIYRWEGVNCSYPDTEASQIISLNLAENKLTGSITPEISKLTQLIELDLSKNDLSGEIPAFFADMKLLKLINLSGNLGLNGTIPDSLQQRINTKSLTLILSQTVTHKGKSNKVPMVAIVASVAGVFALLVILAIFFVRRRKNGKHAKAPGTTSVSTVIVENETPSFNSSIVTKERRITYPEVLNMTNDFERVLGKGGFGTVYHGNLDNAQVAVKILSHSSAQGYKEFKAEVELLLRVHHRYLVGLVGYCDDGDNLALIYEYMANGDLRENMLGKRGGHVLTWGNRMQIAVGAAQGLEYLHNGCRPLMVHRDVKSTNILLNEHSGAKLADFGLSRSFPIDGECQVSTVVAGTPGYLDPEYYKTNWLSEKSDVYSFGVVLLEIVTNQPVIDKTREIPHISEWVGFMLTNGDIKSIVDPKLMGDYDTNGAWKIVELAMACVNPSSKRRPTMAHVVMELNECVALENSRRQGSEEMYTRHSVDFSHTSASEFSPRAR from the exons atgaagtCTATTTATGGGTTTTTGCTCTTCTTGATCACAGCTAATGGCATTTTTGAATCAGTTCAAGCTCAAGATCAATCAG AATTCATCAGTTTGGCTTGTGGGTTAGTCCCTAAAAGCACAACTTTTACGGAGCAGACGACAAATATAACGTACAAATCAGATGCAAATTATATCGATAGTGGATTGGTTGGGAGGATCAGGGATGAGTATAAACCGTTGCTTCAGCAACAGGCTTGGACCTTAAGAAGCTTCCCTGACGGTAAAAGAAACTGTTACGACTTCAACCTTATAGCTAAGAGCAAATACCTGATCAGAGGAACCTTCATGTATGGGAATTACGACGGTCTAAATCAAATCCCCAACTTTGATATTCACATTGGTCCTAACAAATGGACTTCTATTAAACTGGATGGAAAAGTAAACGGTACCATCCAGGAGATGATCCATGTCTTAAGACAAGACCGTCTTCAAATTTGTCTTGTTAAGACGGATGAAACGACACCGTTTATTTCGTCGCTGGAACTTCGTCCATTGAACAATAATACTTACCTCACGCAAAGTGGATCGTTGATCGCACTTGGAAGAGCTTTCTTTGCACCCACACCAGTATTCATAAG GTATGATGAGGATTTGCATGATCGAATCTGGATTCGACACTTAGATAACGAAACAATGTCGATAAGCACAGACCTTTTGGTCGATACAGGTAACCTCTATGATGTGCCACAAGCTGTGGCAAAGACTGCCTCTGTACCTGCAAATGCTAGTCAGCCTCTGACCTTTGGTTGGACTCTTGACAACATCACTGCACAATCATATGTATACATGCATTTCGCTGAAATCCAGACTCTTAAGGATGGTGAGATCAGAGAATTCAACATTACTTATAATGGTGGCAAGAATGTGTACTCCTATTTTAGGCCTGAAAAACTCGAGATAACAACTTTATTCAGTCAAACAGCTTTGAGTTCTCCGGATGGGAATTTCAGTTTCACTTTCACCATGACCGGTAACTcaactcttcctcctcttctcaaTGGTATGGAGATTTATAAAGCCTTAGAGCTTCTAGAACTGGGGACAGATCAAGATGAAG TTACTGCTATGATGAACATCAAGGAAACATAtggtttgaccaaaaagataagttgGCAAGGAGATCCATGTGCTCCTCAAATTTATCGGTGGGAAGGTGTAAACTGCAGTTATCCGGACACCGAGGCATCACAGATCATATCCTT GAACTTGGCCGAGAACAAGCTGACGGGTTCCATAACACCTGAAATATCCAAGCTAACACAATTGATCGAGCT AGATTTATCAAAAAACGATTTATCAGGAGAGATTCCAGCGTTTTTTGCTGATATGAAGTTGTTGAAACTCAT AAACTTAAGTGGAAATCTAGGTCTCAATGGCACAATTCCAGACTCTCTTCAACAAAGAATAAATACCAAATCTTTAACACTAAT TTTGAGTCAAACTGTAACCCACAAAGGCAAGAGTAATAAGGTTCCAATGGTTGCTATCGTAGCTTCAGTGGCTGGCGTGTTCGCTCTGCTAGTTATACTAGCAATTTTTTTCGTCCGTAGAAGGAAAAACGGGAAACATGCTAAGG CTCCAGGAACAACATCAGTCTCTACTGTTATAGTTGAAAATGAGACACCATCATTCAATTCTTCAATCGTAACAAAGGAACGAAGAATCACATACCCTGAGGTATTGAATATGACTAATGACTTCGAGAGAGTTCTTGGTAAAGGCGGCTTTGGAACAGTGTATCATGGCAACTTGGATAATGCTCAAGTAGCTGTCAAAATTCTCTCTCATTCATCAGCTCAAGGTTATAAAGAGTTCAAAGCAGAG GTGGAGCTTCTTTTAAGAGTTCACCATAGATATTTGGTGGGACTTGTGGGTTACTGTGATGATGGTGATAACTTGGCTCTGATCTATGAATATATGGCTAATGGAGACCTAAGGGAGAATATGTTAG GAAAACGCGGTGGACATGTCCTAACCTGGGGAAATAGGATGCAAATAGCTGTAGGGGCAGCACAAG GATTGGAGTATCTTCACAATGGATGTAGGCCTCTTATGGTCCATAGAGATGTTAAAAGTACCAATATATTATTGAATGAGCATTCTGGAGCAAAGCTAGCCGACTTTGGGCTCTCTAGATCTTTTCCAATCGATGGCGAATGTCAAGTCTCAACTGTGGTTGCGGGCACACCTGGTTACCTAGACCCTGA GTATTACAAAACAAACTGGCTAAGCGAGAAGAGTGACGTATACAGCTTTGGCGTAGTGCTATTAGAGATAGTCACAAACCAACCTGTGATAGATAAAACCCGAGAGATACCTCATATCAGTGAATGGGTTGGGTTCATGCTCACTAATGGTGACATCAAGAGCATCGTTGACCCAAAACTGATGGGAGACTATGACACAAATGGTGCATGGAAGATTGTAGAGCTGGCTATGGCATGTGTGAATCCGTCTTCGAAACGGAGACCAACAATGGCACACGTTGTGATGGAGCTAAACGAATGTGTGGCCTTAGAAAATTCAAGGCGACAAGGTAGTGAAGAGATGTACACAAGACATTCTGTTGACTTTAGTCACACTTCCGCTTCTGAATTTTCCCCTCGAGCCAGATGA